The nucleotide sequence TAGGTTTTGATAAATGGGTCGTCGTTCTGACGGTGACAACAGCCGCCCTGCTGCAAACCATCGACTCGTCGATTGTCAACGTTACGTTGAATCAGATGATGGGCAACCTCGGGGCCTCGCTGGGCGATATCAGCTGGGTCGTAACGGGCTACGCGGCAGCCAGCGCCGTCATGATCACGATGTCGGGCTGGTTAAGCGCCAAGCTGGGGCGTCGGAATTATTTCGCGGCTTCAATCATCCTCTTTACGATAGCGTCTGTGTTTTGCGGTACGTCCACCAACGTCTGGGAACTGGTTTTCTTCCGGGTCGTGCAGGGTATTGGTGGGGGAGGGCTGCTCACCACCGCGCAGTCGATTCTGATTCAGACCTTCCCCAAAGAGGATCTGGGGATTGCTAATGCAATCTTCGGGATGGGCGTCATCATCGGTCCTTCCATCGGGCCGACGCTGGGTGGTTACATTACCGACAATCTCTCCTGGAACTGGGTATTCTATATCAATATCCCGTTCGGAATTCTGGCCACTGTTCTGACGTATATGTTTATTAAGGAGCCTGAGGAGAAAATGACGGCGGGTAAGATGGACTGGCTGGCGCTGGTGCTGCTGACCATGGGCATCGGCGGTCTGCAGATCATTCTGGAAAAAGGGCAGGAGAAAGACTGGTTCGATTCGGGCTTCATCGTGGGCATGTCGATTGCAGCGGCTGTCGGATTGATCGGGTTTATTTGGCGAGAATTAGCCGTTAAGTTGCCGATTCTGGACCTGAGTCTGCTGCGTCGCCGTCGGTTTGCAGTCGGAACCCTGTTTAATTTCATCCTTGGGTTTGGCCTGTTTGCGTCGGTCTTTATCATCCCGGTTTTCTGCCAGACCATTCTGGGCTTTACAGCCAGCCAGACGGGTTTACTGCTCATGCCGGGTTCGATCATGACCGGTATGATGATGCCAGTTGTGGGTGGATTACTCCGGAAAAATTATATCTCGCCTGTCTGGTACGCAGCCATTGGTTTTCTCCTGTTCTTCGGTTTCTCCTATGATCTATCCGCGATCAGTCTGAGCGCCGGACCGGATTATTTCTTCTGGCCGCTGATTATCCGGGGCATTGGCATGGGAATGATTTTTATTCCGCTGACCACCATTACGCTGTCGGATTTAAAAAGCGTGGAGATTCCGCAGGGATCGGCCCTGACGAACATGGTCCGGCAATTGGGTGGTACGTTCGGAACGGCCATCATGACAACGTATATTTCAACGCGTTCGGTGCTGCACCTGTCGCGCCTGAGCGACAACGTATCTATCTACAATCCATTCTCAGCCGACCGTATTCGGCAGTACACGGGTCTGTTTCTCTCGAAGGGCGACGCGTTAATGACGGCTACCCGAAAAGCCTACGGGCTGATGCAGGGCGGGGTGATGAAGCAGGCGATGGTGATGACCTATGCTGATTCGTTCCTGATTATCGGCGGGTTCTTCCTAATCTGCGTACCGCTGCTGCTGTTGTTCACCGGCAAGAAAATCGAAGCTCCGGCGCATGTCGATATAGCGATGGAGTAAACACTTATCATTTTTTATTGCTTATTATCTGACAGATAGGACGGTCACTTCAGGCCGTCCTATCTTTTGTTGGCGCCAATCTTACGTGTCAATCTCCATTTCCAGCAGGGCGTAGCTGAGGCTTTTGCCGTGCGTATCCATCATTAACGAGGTGGTTACGCCACCCGTCAGAGCCTGCTGGCATACGAACTGAAGCGCAGGCAGATTTGGGAGTTCATAGCGCGTGATGTCGCCCGCCACAATAGCCTGTAGATGCTGTTTTACGGCCTCGGCGGTTACCTTAGCGCATAGGATCGGGTAATCTTCCGGTCTATAGGGGATCAGCGACAACGTCAGGGTATTGCCTTTATCGCCCGCCCGGCTGTGAGCGAGGTCGTATAGCTTCGTTTTCATGCGTTGAGGACAGTTACGTTGCTTGTGATTTTAGCTCGGTCAATGAGCGTCGAAACAATGCCGACGACTTCATGAACATACTTGCGGGCGCCACCGCCACCAGCAGGGCCGTTTGTGTACAGGGCTTCCACTTCTTCACCCACCAAAGCGGCCTCTTTAGCCGTAGCGGCCCGTCCCGCAACTCGTAGCCGGATTTCGTAAGGCTCGGGATAATGTCCAAACGCCGTCCGGTGAACCGACGTACTGCCGATGTAATCGATACGTAAATCCGTGAATCGGTCGCGCAGTCGTTTCTCAATAATTGCGCCCGCGAGTTGGGCGCGGCCCAGCGCATTCGAGCCTGCGTAGGAAATTTCGCCTTCGCCCACAAAGCCCGCTTCGTACCCCACACTGACTTTCAGCGTATCGGGTCGGGTTTGACCCTTGCCGCCGGTAGCTTTGACCTGATTCAGTCCCACTTCTTCCAGACGCACCTGCGTAAAATCGGCGACAACGTCGGGCGTGAGGTAGTGGCTGGGGTCCATCACTTCGTAAAGGAGCTGCTCTTTGGCCGTAGCCACGTTGAGCAGTCCGCCTGTACCGGCTACTTTGCTAAATACCGCTATGCCATCTTTTGACACATCGGCGAAGGGGTGCCCCAGATGGGCCATATCAGGAATGTCTTTCCGGCCGGGGTCGGCAAAGTAGCCACCCGTTAGCTGTCCCGCGCATTCGAGCAAATGCCCAATAACGGTTCCCTGCCCAATCTGATTCGCATCATTCAGCGACCAGTCGAACGCATGAACAAGCGGGGAGACAAACAGCGACGGATCAGCGACGCGGCCGGTAAGAATGATATGGGCATCCGTAGCCAGGGCGGGCAGAATCGCGTCCGTACCGAGGTAGGCGTTTGCTGAGACGAGCGAGCCCGATTCCTTTAGGGGCTTCCCCGTTTCCAGAGCGGGTTCGTCGCCCGATAGCTGATCAAAGACATCGTCGCCCGTAACAGCGGCTACGGTTACGGACAGCTTCATCTGCCGGGCTATGGCACAAATCTTTTCGGCGGCTGCCAGGGGGTTGGCAGCACCCATGTTGGTAATTAGCCGAACGCGCTTATCAAGCAAATGGGGTAGCAGACTTTCGATACGTCGTTCCAGCAGCGGGTCATAGCCCAGCGCCGGGTCCTGCCGTTTGCGTTTCTGGGCCAGCGCAATGGTTCGTTCGGCCAGACACTCCAGCACGAGATAATCCAGCTGCCCCTGCTGAGCCAGAATCACTGCCGGTTCGAGCCGATCGCCAGAAAAGCCGGCTCCACAGCCAATTCGTATAGTTTCTTTCATAAATGAATAGAGCCGGTTAAGAGAGCGGCCAGGGTCATCACGAGCGTCGTGCCGAATGCCCATTTCAAAATAAATTTCTGATGGTCGCCTAAGTCAACTTCAGCTAGTCCTACCAGCAGGAAGGTCGAAGCCGTGAGTGGACTGACCGGAAAGCCGACGGTCATTTGGCCCAGCAGAGCCGCCCGCCCGATTTCCAGCGGGTCAAGCCCAAAGTGTGCAGCGGTCTGACTCAGAATTGGCACTACGCCGAAGTAATATGCATCGGGCGTAAAGAGCAGACTCGACGGCATACTGGTGATCGCCGTAAGCGTAGGCAGCCAGGCCGCGTGTTCCTGCGGAATAAGTGACACAAGTGAGGTCGCCATGGCATCGATCATTTTCGAGCCCGTCAGGATACCCGAAAAAACGCCCGCGGCAAAGATCATGCTCGACACCATGAAAATGTTGTTGCCGTGACTCCGAAGGACTTTCTGCTGATCGGCCAGCCGGGGGTAGTTGAGGAGCAGGACCAGCACCGCAGCCACGATAAACAGGGCAGGGGCCGGTACCCAGCCTTTCATGAGCGTAATAATCAGACCGACCGTCAGCAGGGCGTTAATCCAGATGAGTTTCGGTCGCCGGAACTGCCGCTGTTCCTCCGTCAGATTTTCGTGGTGCACATACTGCAAATCGGCGATACCCAGGCGTTTACGCTCCTTCAAACCAAACCAGTAGGCCACGGCCAGCACCCAGGCGATACCCGCAAGGATGGCTGGAAGATTGGGATTGAAGAGTTGAGTAGCGTCGGTTTTTAAGGTGGAGATCGCCCGCGCC is from Spirosoma taeanense and encodes:
- a CDS encoding AtuA-related protein — protein: MKTKLYDLAHSRAGDKGNTLTLSLIPYRPEDYPILCAKVTAEAVKQHLQAIVAGDITRYELPNLPALQFVCQQALTGGVTTSLMMDTHGKSLSYALLEMEIDT
- a CDS encoding acyclic terpene utilization AtuA family protein; this encodes MKETIRIGCGAGFSGDRLEPAVILAQQGQLDYLVLECLAERTIALAQKRKRQDPALGYDPLLERRIESLLPHLLDKRVRLITNMGAANPLAAAEKICAIARQMKLSVTVAAVTGDDVFDQLSGDEPALETGKPLKESGSLVSANAYLGTDAILPALATDAHIILTGRVADPSLFVSPLVHAFDWSLNDANQIGQGTVIGHLLECAGQLTGGYFADPGRKDIPDMAHLGHPFADVSKDGIAVFSKVAGTGGLLNVATAKEQLLYEVMDPSHYLTPDVVADFTQVRLEEVGLNQVKATGGKGQTRPDTLKVSVGYEAGFVGEGEISYAGSNALGRAQLAGAIIEKRLRDRFTDLRIDYIGSTSVHRTAFGHYPEPYEIRLRVAGRAATAKEAALVGEEVEALYTNGPAGGGGARKYVHEVVGIVSTLIDRAKITSNVTVLNA
- a CDS encoding CitMHS family transporter: MLSFFGFATIVLFLFLIITKRLSVLTALVLVPLVMGLLAGFSPKELGEMILAGIKQVAPTGILLMFAVLYFATMLDAGLFDPVIVAIIRYVKGDPLKVIIGTALLTMIVHLDGDGTATFMIVMSAFLPIYKQLKINRLMLPGIVALSVGPLHLVPWSGTSARAISTLKTDATQLFNPNLPAILAGIAWVLAVAYWFGLKERKRLGIADLQYVHHENLTEEQRQFRRPKLIWINALLTVGLIITLMKGWVPAPALFIVAAVLVLLLNYPRLADQQKVLRSHGNNIFMVSSMIFAAGVFSGILTGSKMIDAMATSLVSLIPQEHAAWLPTLTAITSMPSSLLFTPDAYYFGVVPILSQTAAHFGLDPLEIGRAALLGQMTVGFPVSPLTASTFLLVGLAEVDLGDHQKFILKWAFGTTLVMTLAALLTGSIHL
- a CDS encoding DHA2 family efflux MFS transporter permease subunit; amino-acid sequence: MKLGFDKWVVVLTVTTAALLQTIDSSIVNVTLNQMMGNLGASLGDISWVVTGYAAASAVMITMSGWLSAKLGRRNYFAASIILFTIASVFCGTSTNVWELVFFRVVQGIGGGGLLTTAQSILIQTFPKEDLGIANAIFGMGVIIGPSIGPTLGGYITDNLSWNWVFYINIPFGILATVLTYMFIKEPEEKMTAGKMDWLALVLLTMGIGGLQIILEKGQEKDWFDSGFIVGMSIAAAVGLIGFIWRELAVKLPILDLSLLRRRRFAVGTLFNFILGFGLFASVFIIPVFCQTILGFTASQTGLLLMPGSIMTGMMMPVVGGLLRKNYISPVWYAAIGFLLFFGFSYDLSAISLSAGPDYFFWPLIIRGIGMGMIFIPLTTITLSDLKSVEIPQGSALTNMVRQLGGTFGTAIMTTYISTRSVLHLSRLSDNVSIYNPFSADRIRQYTGLFLSKGDALMTATRKAYGLMQGGVMKQAMVMTYADSFLIIGGFFLICVPLLLLFTGKKIEAPAHVDIAME